In Candidatus Electrothrix scaldis, the genomic window GAGCTTGCAATACAGGAGATCGACGATGAATTTAATCGCGCCTACCAGTCCGTAGACGAAGACCCACCCTCAGCATTAACGGCAGCTTGTGCTATAGTCGAGGCAATGTGTAAGGCCTACATTGCAGAATACAGACTGGATACGCCAAGAAAGCAGACGATAAAAAATGTTTGGAACGTCGTTTCTAGGCACTTAGGCCTTTCACCAGATCGCGTAGAAGAGGATGACCTAAAAAAAATTCTATCTGGGCTTACATCTATTACAGATGGTATCGGTTCCCTGCGGACACATGCAGGCAGTGCTCATGGGCACGCTAAACGAATCTACCGAATAGAACCAAGACATGCGCGGCTTGCTGTACATTCCGCGCATACACTTTGTCTCTTTGTCTTGGAAACTTGGCAGAAACAACGAGATGGAAGTCGCCAACTCTCCGGGTGATTTATAGAACATAGGGCTACTCAATGTCGGCGACAACTGATCAATTCATCATCTGCCCAGGCTGTGATCTTCTCCTGGAACCAATTGAGGCAACAGCCACTCACACTGCGGTTTGTCCCCGTTGCCGACGCCGCCTGCATCGAAAACGCCCGGACTCCATTCGGAGGACGCTGGTCCTCTCCCTCACTGGGTTGCTCCTCTATCTGCCAGCTAACTTCGCCCCTCTGCTGACCTTTAATATCCTGGGAACAACAACACAGAGCTCCTTATTTCAGAGCGCGTTGAGTTTGTTTGATCAGGGAGAGTATTTGGTTTGCGTCCTGGTCATGCTGACAGGTCTGATATTTCCGTTCGCAACGCTGGGGCTCCTCTTTGGAGTGTCAGCCGGACTTTTCCTCGGTTGGCAACAAAAATGGATGCGGGATTTCCTGGCCTGGTACCATCATCTGACTGAATGGGCGATGACGGATATCTACCTGATCGCCATTTTCATCACCATTATCAAGATGAACCATACTGCGTCCATAGACTTTAATCAGGGATTTTTCTGCTTTATCGGCCTGGTGGCAACAACCGTGGCTGCCCAGGCCTCGTTCGACCCAAGCCTGTTCTGGGGAAAGCTGGATAAAGAGGCAAGCAACGGGGGCAAGGAGGAAACGAAGATTTCCTTTGATAATAAAGCGCGAACCGGTAGAGAAGCAGGCCTTATTCTCTGCCCCACCTGTCACAAAATCATTCCTCAGGCCACACTAATTGAGGGGGAAAGAAACTCCTGTCCCCGTTGTGCAGAGGCCCTCCATCTTCGCAAAAAGAATAGTGTGGACCGCTCCTGGGCCCTGATAGTCACGGCCCTGCTCCTCACCCTGCCAGCCAACTTACTCCCTATTATGTCGGTCTCATCCTTAAGCAACGCAGGCGAGAGTACTATCATTGACGGGATTATCCTGTTTTTTAAGGAAGGCTCCTACGGTATCGGACTTGTTATTCTGACGGCTTCCGTCCTGGTCCCCCTGTTCAAGATAACAGGCATGGCCCTGATCCTGGTCTCTATCCATAATCAGTGGGCAACCTGGCTTCGCCATAAGGCGCTGATGTTTCGTTTTATCCAGTTCATTGGTCGCTGGTCCATGCTGGATATTTTTGTCATCGCCCTGCTCTGCGCTCTGATGCGCTTCGGCAGCCTCTCTTCCGTGGACACCGCACCGGCAGCTCTCTATTTCAGCGCGGTGGTCCTCTGCACCATGTTTGCCGCTATCAGCTTTGATCCGCGTTTGCTCTGGGACAGCGCTGAGGAAGGCGCTACAAAGAAGGCCACCTCGCCAAATCAATAACTGGAGATATCAATTGGTGACTTCATCGGTGGTTCCCAGGACCTTAGCGATAATTTCTTTCTTCATTTCCTCGGCAGGTTCAGGGTCATTCCACTTGATAAACTGTTCTGTGACCCGCATAAAATCACCATTATCCTTTTTGCATTGATCGCAGATAGACTCGGCCTGATCGCGGTACATAAGAATCTTACTCGCAGGCTCTCCAGTAATGCTTACTGCTGCCATCTTGCGGCACCCACAATTCAGACGGATAACAGCCACCCCCACAGCATCGGGGCTGCCCTCAAAAATACCTTCAATCATTGCTCGCTCGCCCTTTTCCGGGTCTCTCATCTTTTCTGCTACCATAACTCGCTCTGCTCGTTGTTATTATATGTATTATTTCGTCATGAGATGTCGCTATACATCGGCATCCGCTAGACGCCGCCCTCCAAGGTAGGAAGTTCCGCAACTTTATTCGCTTCCGCAGTATCGGTCAAGAGGCAAGAACTAAACAACCATCTTGATTAAAAAACACACTGTATTTAGTGAGAACAGAAAGGTTATGACGAAAAAACATTAAACCAATTTGTTTTTTTACCTAAAAAACGATAAGATGAGTAATACAGCGACCGTTTCAGTAATGATAACAGCAACAAGCTTGAAGCTTAATTCAATCAAGCTAAGGAGAGATTATGCGACAAACAAGAAGAGGCTGTATAATACTTGGATATGTTATATTTCTATTTAGTTATGGGGGGGGGCTTCTCGGCACGACGAGAGCGGCTACACCCTCTGTAGTCGAAGGATCGGAGTATCCAGCTAATGGAGCTGAAGTGTTCTCAGGAGAACAGAGCCAACTATTACAAATAGCACTAACCAATCCCGATCGTTGTATATTTCACTTTGGCACAGATAGCAGTGCC contains:
- a CDS encoding abortive infection family protein; protein product: MLAEFPRPLASIVGEIIGGYYYHHQAIETLFYESGASGDPPEGNCVNKVTNWLVREGKSNPSKAIEILGKILEEFMDGDFVRNCRDKNQAIQRIVSALQRYGLTYGFGGKIYGASISTPSRSLADMLRELAIQEIDDEFNRAYQSVDEDPPSALTAACAIVEAMCKAYIAEYRLDTPRKQTIKNVWNVVSRHLGLSPDRVEEDDLKKILSGLTSITDGIGSLRTHAGSAHGHAKRIYRIEPRHARLAVHSAHTLCLFVLETWQKQRDGSRQLSG
- a CDS encoding PqiA/YebS family transporter subunit, encoding MSATTDQFIICPGCDLLLEPIEATATHTAVCPRCRRRLHRKRPDSIRRTLVLSLTGLLLYLPANFAPLLTFNILGTTTQSSLFQSALSLFDQGEYLVCVLVMLTGLIFPFATLGLLFGVSAGLFLGWQQKWMRDFLAWYHHLTEWAMTDIYLIAIFITIIKMNHTASIDFNQGFFCFIGLVATTVAAQASFDPSLFWGKLDKEASNGGKEETKISFDNKARTGREAGLILCPTCHKIIPQATLIEGERNSCPRCAEALHLRKKNSVDRSWALIVTALLLTLPANLLPIMSVSSLSNAGESTIIDGIILFFKEGSYGIGLVILTASVLVPLFKITGMALILVSIHNQWATWLRHKALMFRFIQFIGRWSMLDIFVIALLCALMRFGSLSSVDTAPAALYFSAVVLCTMFAAISFDPRLLWDSAEEGATKKATSPNQ